One Pichia kudriavzevii chromosome 3, complete sequence genomic window carries:
- a CDS encoding uncharacterized protein (PKUD0C01010; similar to Saccharomyces cerevisiae YJL132W; ancestral locus Anc_1.221), whose protein sequence is MWVSSQLLYALLLLVSVTFPAGVSIHSFIAVRTHLNTPSNLKNYWPQYLAGSFHPDAFYNCFHSEAAEAAHWPPFIDEAIKYLQDLLPYNDHGQEYRHEYQQLEAFIYGIITHQVADISWHSLRGDQGLLKMIANVEFDGDIEKAHNYLDTAGDFIILHRQFSNLSGESRNKLIKFLSTPWEYPSEHILNIYSRLGYNITPAELKFCMHRGYTALQSEISAVLSERTSKSRLSFIESPLTVSVLEGYYYGGIEQIIAVLEPCMFELKNWISNRDNNDDPWNFCRPVFSRAETKDKVDLISLNGNTILLSSGIANTKFGGSIKFGHFLGEPSIAISAPYEESLGAVYLITLKEIIKEAKVSSNSLQAMKLSGDDSLSYPVRFGDKLFRWFLKEYELLIVSQPGLSSFKVFLGNRIIANLQFLDAATELGSNGTKQINILSDLPHDINNDGYPDIIIGSMYSDSVGFQSGKVYALDGQLLYKRIKTFIDYKGLGLPPTIDINSLLIIEYKLPQFLEQLSAFEQFGTSFTATNDYAIIGINSIGGVVIFEKSTGKYVNILTYNDLFVDLESAITEFSYLPSRETSMFAYHKILSGSIDGKEWLLISAAGFNFETTLSGIAYLYEVKKNRIKLITKLSPYDMNHSSFFDSQHIAEMFSSNMHKLSESLVVISSNGYKDGCGGLYLADISQFLRETKKTVVVEQLYEGHKDIGFTNFASTSMEFFSFEGKNYLALSLSDYFYAPANDETNLTSGSVLIIAI, encoded by the coding sequence ATGTGGGTATCCTCTCAGCTACTTTATGCTCTTTTATTATTGGTCTCCGTTACATTTCCTGCTGGCGTGTCCATACATTCATTCATTGCAGTACGGACACATTTGAACACACCTAGcaatttaaaaaattattgGCCGCAATACCTAGCTGGTTCTTTTCACCCAGACGCATTCTACAACTGTTTCCATTCCGAAGCTGCAGAGGCTGCACACTGGCCAccatttattgatgaagcaaTCAAATATTTGCAAGATTTATTACCATATAATGATCATGGACAAGAATATAGACACGAATATCAACAATTAGAAGCATTTATTTACGGAATTATTACACATCAAGTGGCTGACATATCATGGCATTCACTTCGAGGTGACCAAGGGCTTTTAAAAATGATTGCTAACGTCGAATTTGACGGAGACATAGAAAAAGCGCACAATTATTTAGACACAGCAGGAGATTTCATTATACTACACCGACAGTTCTCAAATTTGTCGGGAGAATCAAGGAATAAGCTTATAAAGTTTTTATCTACTCCGTGGGAGTATCCAAGTGAGCATATATTAAATATTTATTCTCGACTAGGGTATAACATCACTCCAGCAGAACTGAAATTTTGTATGCATAGAGGCTATACTGCTCTACAGAGTGAGATATCCGCCGTTTTATCCGAAAGAACCAGCAAATCACGTTTATCCTTCATAGAATCCCCATTGACTGTATCTGTTCTTGAGGGTTATTACTACGGTGGGATTGAGCAAATTATTGCAGTCTTAGAGCCGTGTATGTTTGAGTTAAAAAATTGGATTTCTAATAGAGACAACAATGATGACCCTTGGAACTTTTGTAGACCTGTTTTCTCTAGAGCAGAAACCAAGGATAAGGTTGACTTGATATCACTGAACGGAAATACCATTCTCTTATCTTCCGGAATAGCAAACACAAAGTTTGGAGGGAGTATTAAATTTGGTCATTTTTTAGGTGAACCAAGTATTGCTATTTCTGCACCGTATGAAGAAAGTTTAGGAGCAGTTTACCTAATCACTTTAAAGGAAATTATTAAGGAAGCCAAggtatcttcaaattctctTCAAGCAATGAAATTAAGTGGTGATGACTCGCTGAGTTATCCTGTTAGATTTGGTGATAAACTATTCAGATGGTTTTTAAAAGAGTATGAGCTCCTGATTGTGTCACAGCCTGGATTATCATCattcaaagtttttttGGGAAATCGTATTATTGCCAATCTACAATTTCTAGATGCTGCCACCGAACTCGGATCAAATGGCACGaaacaaatcaacattttaAGTGATTTACCTCATGACATAAATAATGATGGATATCCTGATATAATTATAGGGTCAATGTATTCAGATTCTGTTGGATTTCAGTCAGGTAAAGTATATGCATTGGATGGACAATTATTATACAAAAGAATTAAAACATTCATAGATTACAAAGGCCTAGGTTTACCGCCAACTATAGATATAAATTCGCTATTGATAATAGAATACAAACTGCCTCAATTTCTAGAACAACTCAGTGCTTTCGAACAATTTGGTACATCATTTACAGCCACTAACGATTATGCAATTATTGGAATTAATTCAATTGGTGGTGTCgttatatttgaaaaatctacAGGAAAATATGTTAATATTCTTACTTATAATGatctttttgttgatcTTGAATCCGCAATAACCGAATTTTCTTATCTTCCCTCTAGAGAAACATCGATGTTTGCATACCACAAAATTCTTTCAGGTTCAATAGATGGAAAGGAGTGGTTACTCATTTCAGCTGCTGgatttaattttgaaacaaCTCTCAGTGGAATTGCATACCTTTACgaagtaaagaaaaatagaaTTAAATTAATCACAAAATTGTCACCATACGATATGAACCattcctctttttttgattctCAGCATATAGCTGAAATGTTTTCCTCAAATATGCACAAACTGAGCGAATCTCTTGTTGTTATTTCTAGCAACGGGTATAAAGATGGATGCGGTGGGCTATACCTTGCTGACATATCTCAGTTTTTAagagaaactaaaaaaacTGTAGTTGTAGAACAGCTATACGAAGGCCACAAAGATATTGGTTTCACCAATTTtgcatcaacttcaatggaattcttcagttttgagggaaaaaattatttgGCATTAAGTCTATCTGACTATTTCTATGCTCCGGcaaatgatgaaactaATCTAACCAGTGGCTCGGTCCTCATAATAGCTATATAA
- a CDS encoding uncharacterized protein (PKUD0C01020; similar to Saccharomyces cerevisiae YKR051W; ancestral locus Anc_1.220) has protein sequence MNWERWVYGVCGISTLISIAVSFVGIWLQLKNYRKPFEQRLIVRILALVPIFAISCYCMLTKPSIGHVIEPIREIYEAFVIYMFYKLLVLMLGGERRIILNTVNKPAIKLGILEVNISDPRHFLMIKRCILQYVWMKPLLLCGIFIGTKLGIYDANDISVHSLFLWIGIFYNLSVTVSLYSIALFWRCLYEELAVFDPWRKFLCVKLIIFASYWQGIFIGIGNWLTGSNGEFGGRIQNALLCVEMLFFARLHWVSFPYTDYLKIPDAARMPTLMAMKDWISIGDLVHDLKVSFGYGVHDTYTLRNFDARDESTDSGTFNQKVYQGLRVQGDGRRYWLDDDPSHSVNTPLYVRDIEELGYGSLDESDDFGKDEKLYSYVKSHYISEAEINYPVVYEYDMVDHSTRIRKLRNSLRDNQQRRGCEGEISIS, from the coding sequence ATGAATTGGGAAAGATGGGTATATGGTGTATGTGGAATAAGCACATTAATATCCATTGCTGTCTCATTTGTGGGAATATGGTTacaattaaagaattataGAAAACCATTCGAACAGAGGCTAATCGTGCGTATACTTGCATTGGTGCCAATTTTTGCAATATCATGCTATTGCATGCTTACAAAACCATCCATTGGACATGTTATAGAACCTATACGAGAAATCTACGAAGCTTTTGTTATTTATATGTTTTATAAACTACTTGTTTTGATGCTCGGTGGTGAACGAAGAATCATTTTGAATACAGTTAATAAGCCGGCTATCAAGTTGGGTATTTTGGAAGTCAATATTTCCGACCCTAGACATTTCCTCATGATTAAGAGATGTATATTACAGTATGTTTGGATGAAACCGTTACTACTATGTGGAATATTTATTGGAACAAAGCTTGGAATATACGACGCCAATGATATATCAGTACatagtttgtttttatGGATTGGAATATTTTATAACCTGAGTGTTACTGTTTCATTATATTCAATTGCTTTATTTTGGCGATGCTTGTATGAAGAATTAGCGGTTTTCGACCCCTGGAGGAAATTTCTATGTGTTAAGTTAATTATTTTTGCATCGTATTGGCAGGgtattttcattggaaTAGGTAACTGGCTAACAGGCTCCAATGGCGAGTTTGGTGGCCGTATACAGAATGCATTATTATGTGTTGAGATGTTATTTTTTGCCAGGTTACACTGGGTTTCGTTCCCCTACACTGACTATCTGAAGATTCCGGATGCTGCAAGGATGCCCACGTTGATGGCAATGAAGGATTGGATTTCCATTGGTGATTTAGTTCATGATTTAAAGGTAAGTTTTGGATATGGTGTTCATGACACTTACACATTACGTAATTTCGATGCTAGGGATGAGAGTACGGACAGTGGTACTTTCAATCAAAAGGTTTACCAAGGGTTAAGGGTCCAAGGTGAtggaagaagatattgGCTTGATGACGACCCTTCACATTCAGTCAATACCCCATTGTATGTCAGAGATATTGAAGAGTTGGGTTATGGATCACTCGATGAGAGTGACGATTTTGGCAAGGATGAGAAACTGTACAGTTATGTGAAGAGTCACTATATAAGTGAGGCTGAAATCAATTATCCTGTTGTGTATGAATATGATATGGTTGATCACTCAACACGTATACGAAAACTCCGAAATTCTCTAAGAGACAACCAACAGAGGCGAGGATGTGAGGGTGAGATTTCCATTTCATGA
- a CDS encoding uncharacterized protein (PKUD0C01030; similar to Saccharomyces cerevisiae YLR104W (LCL2); ancestral locus Anc_8.293), producing MVFFFNKGCKHMRLFTILALLGTTEAFFEQFFQGGEGFGRQRQQPQQRESSHEERFLNKECKGYLCPDTQACVKKPMDCPCPFPNSQKKCIVGNSYLCISKGSRDCSELI from the coding sequence AtggttttcttcttcaataaaggGTGTAAACACATGAGGTTATTTACGATACTGGCATTATTGGGAACCACTGAGGCATTTTTTGAACAGTTTTTCCAAGGAGGCGAAGGATTTGGGCGCCAAAGACAGCAACCACAACAACGAGAGAGTAGTCATGAGGAAAGGTTCCTTAATAAGGAATGTAAGGGGTATTTGTGTCCTGATACCCAGGCATGCGTGAAGAAGCCCATGGATTGCCCATGTCCATTTCCCAACAGTCAAAAGAAATGCATTGTTGGGAACTCTTACTTGTGTATAAGTAAAGGTAGTAGAGATTGTTCAGAATTAATATAG
- a CDS encoding uncharacterized protein (PKUD0C01040; similar to Saccharomyces cerevisiae YLR105C (SEN2); ancestral locus Anc_8.294), translating to MSKSKREYNNTHYPRPLPVPIPLLHISNKYYTPWEVLQSVGDTLSHLRHWWPSSTPVTVLYDKNDLSFKVYSPEQMKFIWANGFYGKGILSRSEPTWLHRMENRLKSKHTNDVSYSEEVTSQRRQLRDAWKKQRQEYLSLEKSLKLNAVNGELSNSEKILLDKERDKLTQLKDSINKPVQKSGNLKPIWRMEDFELIDGNGIKDLEYLQLDPVEVLFLLLLQTIEIPNYDFHSLFLELVEEYGDSIITNFVVYYHYKSLGWCVKPGLKFSCDWVLYSRGPPFSHAEFSIKVVNDDEEDTLIDYSAISRVVSGVKKSLVLCFVDQVHNGWKEYRDTKDIWKFLSNWRINEVVWKRWAPSRTRM from the coding sequence ATGTCCAAGTCAAAACGTGAATACAACAACACCCACTACCCCCGGCCACTCCCCGTCCCCATCCCCCTCCTCCACATCTCAAACAAGTACTACACCCCCTGGGAGGTGCTCCAGTCGGTGGGCGACACCCTCTCCCACTTGAGACATTGGTGGCCAAGCTCAACGCCTGTCACGGTCCTCTACGACAAAAATGACCTCTCCTTCAAGGTGTACTCCCCCGAGCAGATGAAATTCATCTGGGCAAATGGATTCTATGGGAAGGGCATTCTCTCGAGGAGTGAGCCAACATGGCTCCACCGAATGGAAAACAGactcaaatcaaaacaCACTAATGACGTCTCCTATTCGGAAGAAGTGACGAGTCAGAGACGCCAGTTAAGGGATGCCTggaagaaacaaagacaagAATATCTGTCACTTGAAAAATCCTTGAAACTAAATGCTGTAAACGGTGAATTGTCAAACAGTGAAAAAATTCTACTAGATAAAGAACGTGATAAACTGACTCAATTGAAAGATTCGATTAATAAACCAGTCCAAAAATCGGGAAACTTGAAACCAATATGGAGAATGGAAGATTTCGAACTAATTGACGGAAATGGAATTaaagatttggaatatttACAGCTAGACCCAGTGGAagttctgtttcttttattacTACAGACTATCGAAATCCCAAACTATGATTTCCATTCCTTGTTTTTAGAGCTGGTTGAAGAATACGGAGATTCCATCATTACAAATTTCGTCGTTTACTATCACTATAAATCCCTTGGTTGGTGTGTTAAACCAGGCTTGAAATTTAGTTGTGATTGGGTGCTATATTCTCGAGGACCACCATTCTCTCACGCCGAATTTTCGATTAAAGTAgtaaatgatgatgaggaggatACTTTGATCGATTATTCAGCAATCTCTAGAGTTGTTTCGGGAGTTAAAAAATCCCTCGTTCTATGTTTTGTTGATCAAGTACATAATGGGTGGAAAGAATACCGGGATACAAAGGACATTTGGAAATTCTTGTCAAATTGGAGGATTAATGAGGTTGTCTGGAAGAGGTGGGCTCCAAGTAGGACAAGAATGTAA
- a CDS encoding uncharacterized protein (PKUD0C01050): MQFPITHLFFFILLASSLPVQLLERRAVEYVTADPVTVTNQIEVAPEGYRTVTTVVSGSTGTFLQQVITSTRQTSTEATTTVNTSTSTGMTTSTTTAGSTSSTETTPSSTSSTEVSTTPTTSTSTSTSTSATEVSTTPTTSSTSSSSTEATTESTSDSTQSPSTSSSETTLNTPTTTPSTTPQTTPTDATPSPATTATTPQTTSSSSSSSSATSSTSTTTSTSTTTPKPTYFPYTTAVAAGTCYVLEAEDTSVVDTPYTTITITSTVATVTVTDVSGLKLATN; this comes from the coding sequence ATGCAATTTCCAATTAcacatttattttttttcattctcttgGCCTCCTCCTTGCCAGTGCAACTACTTGAAAGGAGGGCAGTCGAATATGTAACTGCCGATCCAGTCACTGTGACCAATCAAATCGAAGTCGCCCCAGAGGGGTACAGGACCGTCACCACTGTTGTCAGCGGTAGCACCGGCACGTTTTTGCAACAGGTGATCACCTCAACGAGACAAACGTCAACGGAAGCCACCACAACTGTAAACACATCAACTAGTACAGGCATGACCACGTCCACCACCACTGCAGGATCAACTTCATCCACGGAAACTACTCCTTCTTCCACCTCATCTACAGAAGTTAGTACCACACCAACTACTTCTACTTCTACTTCTACTTCTACTTCTGCTACAGAAGTTAGTACAACGCCAACTActtcttctacttctaGTTCCTCAACTGAAGCTACCACCGAGTCCACGTCTGATTCTACGCAATCTCCATCAACATCCTCATCCGAAACCACACTGAATACGCCAACTACTACTCCATCTACCACTCCTCAAACAACACCTACTGATGCAACACCAAGTCCCGCAACCACTGCAACCACACCACAAACCAcatcttcctcctcctcctcctcttctgcAACTTCTTCGACCAGCACCACAACCTCGACCAGCACCACAACGCCAAAACCAACATACTTCCCCTACACTACGGCCGTCGCTGCAGGTACATGCTACGTTCTTGAAGCAGAAGACACCAGTGTCGTGGACACCCCCTACACAACCATTACAATCACCAGCACAGTCGCCACCGTTACAGTAACAGACGTCTCTGGCCTCAAACTGGCTACAAACTAA
- a CDS encoding uncharacterized protein (PKUD0C01060; similar to Saccharomyces cerevisiae YEL001C (IRC22); ancestral locus Anc_7.144): MRLSLLAPLLALASAVFAEEPVANAADAVVDGVAEDVEIVTDPNFVPTPEKPFNFRIDYNVAFKEDPNGNIEDFVNGETVELLFEFHSLEPAPVTIVGVGGQLLDPVTGEVKANITASQLGPIEVANNQNANFTQRVGINMEAADYLLVPAIYVVYQDQFMMLGSKNKIVTVVEPSISIFNPQLIMSELILLVSFAGIVYALFNVFGAQYLNGILPESLLPKDKKKKAKKAKKDSPVEASATSVESWLPEQHRKLTKKGKKKL; encoded by the coding sequence ATGAGATTATCCCTTCTAGCCCCATTACTTGCTCTTGCATCCGCTGTCTTTGCAGAGGAACCTGTTGCGAATGCAGCGGACGCTGTTGTTGACGGCGTTGCAGAAGATGTCGAGATTGTCACCGATCCAAACTTTGTTCCAACTCCAGAGAAGcctttcaatttcaggaTTGACTACAACGTCGCATTCAAGGAAGATCCTAACGGGAACATTGAAGACTTTGTCAATGGCGAGACAGTCGAACTTCTATTTGAATTCCATTCTCTAGAACCGGCACCAGTCACaattgttggtgttggtggCCAGCTTCTTGATCCGGTCACTGGTGAGGTGAAGGCCAACATCACCGCGTCCCAGCTCGGTCCAATCGAGGTTGCAAATAACCAGAATGCAAACTTCACCCAAAGAGTTGGTATCAACATGGAGGCAGCAGATTATTTGCTTGTTCCTGCAATTTACGTTGTTTACCAAGACCAGTTCATGATGCTCGGCTCCAAGAACAAGATTGTCACAGTCGTCGAGCCAAGCATCTCAATCTTCAATCCCCAATTGATCATGTCTGAGTTGATTTTGCTTGTCTCATTTGCTGGTATTGTTTATGCTCTATTTAATGTATTTGGCGCCCAATATTTGAATGGTATTCTCCCTGAATCCCTTCTACCaaaggacaagaagaagaaggccAAGAAGGCTAAGAAGGATTCTCCAGTGGAAGCGTCTGCTACCTCTGTCGAATCTTGGTTACCTGAACAACACAGAAAACTGACCAAGAA